The Vibrio marisflavi CECT 7928 region GTAAGAGCGCGCGAAATCAATGACGAAATGAAACTGGCAGCTGTAGAAGCGATTCGAGAGCTAGCCAAAGAAGATGTGCCAAAAGATATTCTCAAGGCAGCAGGCGTAAAAGAGCTGAAATTTGGCAAAGACTACATCATTCCAAAGCCAATGGACTACCGGCTATTACCAAGAGTCGCGAAAGCCGTCGCACAAGCCGCTATTGATTCTGGAGTCGCTCGGATCGACATGCCAGAAAACTACATGCAGGGCTAACACTGAGGTTAGCCAAAAGCTACCTAAATCCAAAATAAAAAAACGCTGACGGTTCATCAGCGTTTTTTATTGGGTACGCATTAGCTAAAACTAGTCTTCATCGTAAGATTCAAACTCAATGCCCATTTCAGTCATGAGTTTTTTCGCTTCCGCAGGGATATCATCTGGGCGATCTTTACGTAAATCTTCATCTGTCGGCAGAGGCTGGCCAGTGTAGGCATGCAAAAATGCTTCACACAACAATTCACTATTTGTTGCATGGCGAAGGTTGTTGATCTGGCGTCTTGTTCGCTCATCAGTCAAAACCTTTAACACTTTCAACGGTATAGAAACCGTAATTTTCTTCACTTGTTCGCTTTTCTTTCCATGTTCAGCGTATGGGCTAATGTACTCACCATTCCAATCTGCCATTGCGCACCTTTAAAGTTCATTGTAACGTCAAATTTAGTGTGGATTTTAGCTGTATTTAAGGCCACAAGCAAAGACATATAGACGTCTAGAAGTGTTGACGTCTCATTTTTTGACAAGTAAAGTGTGCAACACCGACAAAAATCTGTCTAAATAACCTGTGTTCAGAATAAAGCAGCAATCAAGAGCTTCTTTTTTTGAACGGAGGTTAAATAACATTATCTAGGAAGGAAACTGATTATGAGCGCCCGTAAGCCAGCCACTATTGCCGTACGTACTGGTATCGAATCTGACTCACAGCATCATGCCGTGGTTCCGCCGATTTACCTTTCCACTAACTATGGTTTTCCCGCTTTCGGTGATGTACCTCAATATGACTACACCCGTTCAGGCAATCCAAATCGTGGCCTACTAGAAACAGCATTATATGAGTTAGAATCGGGCAAAGGTGCGGTTGTCACCAATTGCGGCACGTCTGCGCTAAATTTATGGGTCTCAGCATTCCTTTCTCCTGACGACCTCATTGTCGCACCTCACGATTGCTACGGCGGCACATATCGGCTGTTTAATACTCGTGCACAAAAAGGTGACTTCAAAGTACTCTTTGTCGATCAGTCCGATCAACAAGCACTTGATGCGGCTCTAGCACAAAAACCAAAACTCATTCTCATCGAAACACCTTCCAACCCATTAGTTCGAGTTATCGATATCGCGAAGCTCTGCAATCAAGCAAAGCAGGTCGGCGCACTTGTCGCGGTCGACAATACCTTTTTGACACCGGTGTTCCAAAAGCCTTTAGACCTCGGCGCAGATTTTGTTATTCACTCAACGACCAAATTTATAAATGGCCACTCTGATGTCATTGGCGGCGTAGTGATCACCAAGTCCGAGCAGCATGCTGAAGACTTAGCTTGGTGGGGCAATTGCATTGGCGCCACTGGGACACCATTTGATAGTTACATGACGCTGAGAGGCATACGCACTTTGCAAGCTCGTATGCGGGTACATGAAGAAAGCGCAAATACGATTTTGCAGTACCTGCAATCGCAGCCATTGGTGGGTCAGTTGTATCACCCTAGCCTACCAGAGCACCCGGGCCATGAGATTGCGAAAAAGCAGCAGTCTGGCTTTGGTTCTATGCTTAGCTTCGAATTCGGTGGCAGCTATGAACAGTTAAAGCACTTTGTCGGTGAACTAAAGTTATTCTCACTGGCAGAGTCTCTCGGTGGCGTAGAAAGCTTAATTTGCCACCCTGCATCAATGACACATCGAGCAATGGGTGAAGAAGCATTAGAAGAAGCCGGCGTTTCTCACCAGCTCCTTCGCCTCTCGGTCGGACTAGAAGATGCACAAGACTTGATTGAAGATTTGAATCAAGCATTTGATAAAGCAAACGGATTGGCTAAGTAATAGGAGAAGCCTGTAATGACACTTTCTCGTCAACTGCATAAATTTGGTGGTAGCAGTCTTGCCAATGCTGAGTGCTATCAGCGAGTGGTTAAGATTCTCGCACAATACTCAAGCGACAACGACTTAGTGGTTGTTTCCGCGGCGGGAAAAACGACGAACAACCTCATCAAGTTTTTAGCTGCACTAGATAAAGACGGTCGCGTGGCTCATGAGACGCTTCAAGAAATCAAACAGTTTCAATCTGATCTGGTTAAGCAGCTGCTCACTGGAGAAGCTCAAGAACAATTGCTTGCCCAGCTTAACGATGAGTTCAGTACACTTGGAGAGCTGCAAACTCCCGTGTCAGAAAATCGAAAAGCAGCAGTACTTGGCCATGGTGAACAATGGTCTTCTCGATTATTAGCGGCTTTACTCTGCCAACATGACCTTCCTTCGGTTGCTCAAGATTCTCGTGCATTTTTACGCGCTGAGGCAGGCACACAACCGGAAGTTAATCGCGGCACTTCCTACCCACTTCTGAAAGAAATACTGGCTCAGACCACTACCCAAAGAATCATTATCACGGGTTTCATGGCTCAAGACGAAGCAGGCCAAACAGTGTTACTTGGTCGCAATGGTTCAGATTACTCTGCTACCGTGATTGGCGCACTGGCAGAAGTCGATCGCGTCACGATTTGGAGTGATGTGGCAGGCGTATACAGCGCAGACCCAAGAGTGGTGAGCGATACATGCTTGTTGCCGCTACTGCGTTTAGATGAAACCAGTGAGCTTGCTCGTTTAGCAGCTCCGGTTCTTCATAGCAGAACGCTTCAGCCTGTCGCACAAAGCAGCATGGATTTACACCTGCGCTGCAGTTACGAGCCAGAATCTGGCTCAACGCACATTGAACGTGTTCTCGCTTCAGGTCGAGGTGCGAAGATTGTCACCTCACTTGATGAAGTGTTACTGATTAATATTACCTTCGCATCAGGCCATGACTTTGAGCGCCTTGAGCAGAAAGTCCTTGAAGGATTAAAGCAAGCTCAACTTGAACCTCTGACTTTCGAATCACAACCCGATCAGCACTGCCTCAAGCTCGCCTACACCGCTGAAATTGCCAACGGCGCTCTGCGCTACTTGCAAGATGCTGCGATTGAAGGTGAGCTCAAGCTTAAAGAAGGTTACTCCCTCGTAGCTGCCGTGGGTGCTGGCGTCACTAAGAACCCGAATCACTGCTATTCGTTCTACCAGCAGTTAAAAGACGCGCCTGTCGAGTTTATCTCTGAAACTTCCTCCAGTTTAAGCTTGGTTGCGGTACTGAGAAAAACCGATACGACGCCACTCATTCAAGCGATTCACAGCCGACTTTTCCAAGCTCAAAAGCGAGTGGCTATCGCGTTGTGTGGCAAAGGAAACATTGGTGCGAGCTGGCTATCTCTGTTTGAAAGCCAAAAAGAAGAGCTAGAAAAGAGACAAGGAATGAGCTTTGAGCTCGTTGCTGTGATAAGCAGTCAAACTTTCTGGTTCGATGAATCTGGCATTGATGCCAAAGCCGTGTTAGACAACTTTGACGACGAAGCTGTGGAGTACGAAGGCCATGAATGGATAGAAAGGCTTGGTGCGATTCAGGGCTACGATGATGCTGTTGTATTGGACGTTACTGCAAGTACTGAACTTGCCAATCAATACTTAGAAATTGCTAGACAAGGTATTCACCTTATCTCAGCAAATAAAGTCGCAGGCTCTGCCTCTAGTCATTACTACCACCAAGTGCAAAATGCGTTTGCCAAAATTAATCGCCATTGGCTATACAATGCGACCGTTGGTGCAGGATTACCGATTAACTATACGGTGAGAGATCTCAAAGAAAGCGGTGATGAAATTATCGCTCTATCGGGCATTTTTTCTGGGACACTTTCTTGGCTGTTCCAGCAATACGATGGCTCGGTTCCATTCTCTGAATTGGTCGATTTAGCTTGGCAGCAAGGGTTAACCGAACCCGATCCTCGCGCCGACCTTGATGGCTCTGATGTCATGCGTAAATTGGTGATTCTCGCTCGTGAAGCCGGACTATCTATAGAGCCAGAACAAGTAAAAGTAGAATCACTGGTACCTAATGAGCTGAAATCCCTAACATTGGATGAGTTCTTAGACAAAGCTCAGCTTCTTAGTGAACAACTACAGGAAAGATTAGAGAGAGCTCAGCAACAAGGTAAAGTCCTGCGCTATGTTGCTCGTCTGGATAAAGATGGCACTGCAACGGTAGGTGTAGAGGCACTCTACAAAGAGCATGCGCTCGCTAACCTGCTACCATGCGACAATATCTTTGCCATTGAAAGTAAGTGGTATAAAGATAACCCGCTAGTGATTAAAGGCCCGGGAGCGGGGCGTGATGTGACAGCTGGTGCGATACAGTCGGATCTTAACCGGCTTGCTAGTCTTATCTAAACACTCCTCCAAAAATGGCCAGAACTTTCTGGCCATTTTGCTATCTTCTGCCCCAACTCCTGTGATTTGTCTATCAACCGTTATATAACTTTATAGTGCGGTGTTGATGTTGAAGCTCGCTCATCGTCATCATGAATAAAATTCATGATGACGGTATTGACAGCAAATCGTATTCAATTCATTCTATGGACATATAGACGTCCAAACGTAAAAGCAGCTAAAAATCGTGGTGAGATAAGCCGCAGGGAGATGAACATGGGATATACACACGCTAGCCATATCGACGCTTTAAACCAAAACATTGCAGAGCTATCGGACAACATTAATGTCTCATTCGAATTCTTCCCACCGAGTTCTGAGAAAATGGAGCAAACTCTGTGGAATTCAGTGCACCGCTTAAAGGCGCTACAGCCAAAGTTTGTATCAGTAACTTATGGTGCAAACTCAGGTGAGCGTGACCGTACCCACTCGATTATCAAAGAGATCAAAGATCAGACAGGCTTGGTGGCAGCACCTCACTTAACGTGTATTGATGCAACCAAAGACGAACTCGTCCAAATTGCCGATGATTACTGGAACAATGGAATCAAAAGTATTGTAGCGCTACGTGGAGACATCCCTCCCGGTGGCGGCAAGCCAGCAATGTACGCATCTGACTTAGTTGAATTGCTAAAAGCTCGTCACGATTTCGATATTTCAGTGGCTGCTTTTCCGGAAGTTCATCCAGAGGCCAAAAGCGCGCAAGCCGATCTTCTTAATTTAAAACGAAAAGTAGAAGCTGGCGCGAATCGAGCGATCACACAGTTTTTCTTTGATGTAGAAAGCTACCTACGTTTTCGTGACCGTTGCGTCGCTGCTGGTATTGATGTAGAAATCGTTCCGGGTATTTTACCTGTATCTAACTTCAAACAAGCATCGAAGTTTGCCGCGCAGAATAATGTCAAAGTCCCGGGTTGGATGGCGAAGCAATTTGAAGGGCTTGATGATGACCCAACGACGAGACAGCTTGTAGGTGCGAGTCATGCCATTGATATGGTACGTGTGTTAAGCCGAGAAGGCGTAAAAGACTTCCATTTCTATACCTTAAACCGCGCTGAAATGACCTATGCTTTATGCCACACATTAGGCGTCAGACCTCAGGTTTAAATCGAATTTGACTCATAAAAAATGCCAGTATAAATACTGGCATTTTTTATTTTATAGCAAGCAAAAAGAATGAATTATTCAACTTCTTCCATCTTTCCTAAAAGGTTGCGGATTCGCTCTTGCCAAGCTGCATGCTCTTGTTGCATCTGCTCAGTTCTGCGCTCTAGCTCTTCGCGGCTTTCTTTTAGCTCGTAAGCTTCGTTAGCCAATTGTTCTTTCTGTCCTTTTAGCTCTTCTACTTCCATTTGTAAAAGTGAAATTGTATCAACTGCAGTTTGAATTTTTGCTTCTAATTGTTCTAGTACTTCAAAAGACATTTTTGCCTACCTTGTGTGTTAATCCTATACAGCCATTCTACTCAGCTAATGTCCCAGAAACATCATCTATCTTTGATTTTTCCGCTATTCGGTCAAAAAAACCACGTAAAATTATCAATATTTTTCCCTTTCACATCATGAGCAACCTATCAAGCTTCTTCAATCAATGCATTTGTTCTATTAATTGCTCAAGATCAAGCCACTGATAATGAATAGCAAACGTTTACTTACTCATGTGGTACTATCTCGCCAAAGTTTTTCCTCAATAGATATATTCAATTTGGAGTCTTCATGAAACGCGATTTAGCGATGGCCTTCTCACGAGTTACTGAAGGTGCAGCACTTGCTGGTTATAAGTGGCTTGGGCGTGGTGACAAAAACGCAGCTGACGGCGCTGCTGTAGAAGTGATGCGTTGCTTGCTCAATCAAACCGAAATCAATGGTGAAATTGTAATCGGAGAAGGTGAAATTGATGATGCTCCGATGCTCTACATTGGCGAGCAAGTCGGCTCTGGTGGTGATGCAGTAGATATCGCTGTCGACCCAATTGAAGGCACTAGAATGACAGCAATGGGCCAATCTAACGCTCTTTCTGTTTTGGCTGCCGGTGAAAAGGGTAGCTTTTTGAAAGCACCTGATATGTATATGGAAAAATTGGTAGTTGGCCCAGGTGCAAAAGGCTGTATCGACCTCAATAAGCCAATTAAAGAGAACTTACAGAACATCGCACAAGCACTAGGAAAGACACTGGATACATTAGTTGTAATCACGCTTGCTAAGCCTCGTCATGATGCAATCATCGCTGAAATGCAAGCCATGGGCGTTCGCGTTTTTGCAGTGCCTGATGGTGACGTAGCTGCATCCATTCTAACTTGTATGCCAGACAGTGAAGTCGATGTGATGTACTGCACAGGCGGAGCTCCAGAAGGCGTTGTTTCAGCGGCCGTGATTCGAGCTCTGGATGGTGACATGCAAGGGCGACTGCTAGCTCGTCACGATGTCAAAGGCGATACGGAAGAGAACCGTCGTTTTGGTGAAGAAGAACTAAAACGCTGTGCTGAGATGGGCGTTCAAGCGAACGTTGTTTTAAATCTTGCAGATATGGCTCGCAGCGATAACGTTATTTTTTCTGCCACGGGTATAACGAAAGGGGATCTTCTAGAGGGTATCAGCCGCCAAGGTAATATCGCTACAACCGAAACCCTTTTGGTTCGCGGACGCTGCCGCACCATTCGCCGTATCAAGTCTATCCACTACTTGGAACGCAAGGACGCCGACGTTCGAAAGATTATTTTATAGTCGAATCGACATCCTTAGACACCGAAAACTGGAAGGAGCACAACGTTGCTCCTTTTTTAGTACCAAGTTTTACACACTTCTTACACTTACACTTTTCAAAAAACTTAATTTAGATAGGATATACCCAAACAATTTGGTCAATGAACCGAGTTTAAAAAGTCACAGTTAAATGGACTACGAGATACAATCTTATGAAAATTAACAAGAAACTGGCAGCAGTTGCGATTGCTGGTACCGTTGCTCTATCCGGTTGTACAACCATCAACCCGTATACGGGTGAACAACAGACCTCATCAGTAGCTAAAGGTTCTGCAATTGGCGCAATCGGTGGTGCGGTATTAGGCGCAGCGACCAGCAGCAACAAAGGTAAAGGAGCTCTAATTGGCGCTCTTGGTGGTGCTGCTGTCGGCGGAGGTATTGGCTATTACATGGATGTGCAAGAAGCCAAACTTAGACAGCAGCTGCAAGGCACTGGTGTCAGCGTGACTCGTAACGGCAACAATATCACTCTGAACATGCCAAATGCGATTACGTTCGCAGTGAACAGCAGTGATCTTAAGCCTGGTGCTGATGAAGTACTGAGTAGCGTTGTTCTTGTGGTAAAAGAGTACGAGAAAACACGTATCAATGTTCTTGGATATACCGACAACACAGGCTCTGCGAGCTACAACAAGCTGCTATCTGATAAACGTGCAAACGCTGTGGGCGGATACTTCCTATCTCATGGCGTAAAATACGCTCGCTTGAATCAGCAAGGCATGGGTGAAGCAAACCCTATCGCAAGCAATAAGACATCAGCAGGTCGAGCGGAAAACCGCCGCGTTGAAATCGTATTAACACCGATGTAATGACGTTGAACGTATAAATATGGAAAGAGTCGCGCTTGCGACTCTTTTTACATCTCTAAAACTTTATTCTGCACGCTCAACAGAAACCGTATACCCGCTTTCACTTTCCCTAAACTCAACAAAGTTGTGTATCGCATCCAGTGCATCTTCTTCATGGTGAGTCACGTACAGTATCTGACTTAACTTAGCCTGCGCAATCTTGTTCAAAACAAGGAACACCAACTTTCTACTGATGTAATCTAACCCTTGATATGGCTCATCTAAAATCAACAACTCTGGCTGTTTGATAAGCGCTCGGCCAATTAGCAATAACCTTTGCTGCCCATATTCCAACGAGCGAAAACTGACTTTCTCTAGAGCGCTCATCTCTAGAACATCTAACCATTTGTAAGCTAACTCTAGCTGCTTTTTACTTGGTGGGTCATACAGACCAATCGAGTCAAAGAAACCGGATAGCAATACATCTAAAGCACTGCAGCCGATCCGATATTGCAAATGAAGTGACGATGAGACAATACCTATTTGGCGCTTAATATCCCAGATGCTTTCCCCACTTCCCCGCTTCATACCAAGCACAGTGATATTGTTGCTATAGCTTTGCGGGTGATCCCCAGTGATAAGTCCAAGCAATGTACTTTTCCCGCAGCCATTTGGCCCTTTTATCTGCCAATGCTCACCAGGCTTCACCTGCCAATTTAGCCCTTGAAAAATTCCACGCTCAACATAGCTAACACTGACATCCTTCATCTCTATTAGAACGTCACGGCTTTCAAGCTTCTGGGCTTGAAATTCGACCAAACTCAACATCACCTCTGATTTTTGTTCAGAGAGAGCTTTCATTTGGCTCTTGATAGGATGCGAAGTCCACTCTATACGGCTCATACTATCTGTCATCGATTCACTATCAAACAAAGCGATGTGGCTAATACAGCTTGGCAATTCATCTTCACGTGACGTGATAATAATCAGCTGAATATCTCTTGAAAGCACATCTAAAAGCTTGCTTAGCTGATCGCGGTGATGAGTATCCATCCCCGAATACGGTTCATCCAAAATAAGTAGCTTTGGCTTCTTTGCAAGTGCCATCGCCAACATGACTCTACGTGACTCTCCGGTAGAAAGTTGTCTAAAGCCTGAGTAACGAAGGGAGTTTAAATCGGTAAGAGACAGAATGTTTTCAAGCTCAAGAGTTGTGCATCCAGCTTGCAACACCAAGCCCTCAACTGACGTACCATAGTCTATGTGATCGAGAAAATCAGTTTCTTCTTTAGCCAACTCCTCATCCAATAAACCTTGCTGCATCGATAGTGATACACAAGCGACCGGAGTTGGGACATCAACAATAGAACCCGAAGTTGGCTGAAGCTCACCAGTAATGAGCTGCCCGAGAACCGAGCTACTATGGCTTTCAGAGGCGAATATTCCCCAATGCTGACCGGACTCGATTTTCCAATCCCTAATTTTTAGCTGACTAGTGGCGCTAGAGTATTTTAGTTGTTGTATTTGCATTGTTACCCTACTTACCTTTTGCTTAGAATTATTGGTCATTCGACAACTTTAACAGATAAAAAAACGGAGACACAAAGGCCTCCGTTCTTTATAACACAGGGAAGTGTTGGGTGATGATGATTACATCATCCCTCCCATTCCGCCCATGCCGCCCATGCCGCCCATGTCAGGCATTGCAGGCGCATCTTTCTGTGGTAGGTCAGTAACCATTGCTTCAGTAGTGATCATTAGACCAGCGATAGAAGCTGCGAACTGAAGTGCAGAACGAGTAACTTTAGTTGGATCTAGGATACCCATTGCAATCATGTCGCCGTATTCACCAGTTGCAGCGTTGTAGCCGTAGCTACCTTCACCAGCGCGAACATTGTTAGCAACAACCGACTCTTCATCACCAGCGTTGCTAGTGATTTGACGGATTGGCGCTTCCATTGCACGTAGTGCAACGCGAATACCAACGTTTTGTTCTTCATTGTCACCTTCAAGAGAAGTTAGCTTAGAAGCTGCGCGAATTAGTGCAACACCACCACCAGCTACTACGCCTTCTTCAACTGCAGCGCGAGTTGCGTGAAGTGCGTCTTCTACGCGGTCTTTCTTCTCTTTCATTTCAACTTCAGTTGCAGCGCCAACTTTGATTACCGCTACACCGCCGGCTAGTTTAGCTACGCGTTCTTGAAGCTTTTCTTTGTCGTAATCTGAAGTCGCTTCTTCAGCTTGTTGACGAATTTGTGCAACACGGCCTTGGATAGCTGCCTCTTCACCGATGCCATCGATGATAGTTGTGTTTTCTTTAGTGATGTTAACGC contains the following coding sequences:
- the metJ gene encoding met regulon transcriptional regulator MetJ; protein product: MADWNGEYISPYAEHGKKSEQVKKITVSIPLKVLKVLTDERTRRQINNLRHATNSELLCEAFLHAYTGQPLPTDEDLRKDRPDDIPAEAKKLMTEMGIEFESYDED
- a CDS encoding O-succinylhomoserine (thiol)-lyase, with amino-acid sequence MSARKPATIAVRTGIESDSQHHAVVPPIYLSTNYGFPAFGDVPQYDYTRSGNPNRGLLETALYELESGKGAVVTNCGTSALNLWVSAFLSPDDLIVAPHDCYGGTYRLFNTRAQKGDFKVLFVDQSDQQALDAALAQKPKLILIETPSNPLVRVIDIAKLCNQAKQVGALVAVDNTFLTPVFQKPLDLGADFVIHSTTKFINGHSDVIGGVVITKSEQHAEDLAWWGNCIGATGTPFDSYMTLRGIRTLQARMRVHEESANTILQYLQSQPLVGQLYHPSLPEHPGHEIAKKQQSGFGSMLSFEFGGSYEQLKHFVGELKLFSLAESLGGVESLICHPASMTHRAMGEEALEEAGVSHQLLRLSVGLEDAQDLIEDLNQAFDKANGLAK
- a CDS encoding bifunctional aspartate kinase/homoserine dehydrogenase II; amino-acid sequence: MTLSRQLHKFGGSSLANAECYQRVVKILAQYSSDNDLVVVSAAGKTTNNLIKFLAALDKDGRVAHETLQEIKQFQSDLVKQLLTGEAQEQLLAQLNDEFSTLGELQTPVSENRKAAVLGHGEQWSSRLLAALLCQHDLPSVAQDSRAFLRAEAGTQPEVNRGTSYPLLKEILAQTTTQRIIITGFMAQDEAGQTVLLGRNGSDYSATVIGALAEVDRVTIWSDVAGVYSADPRVVSDTCLLPLLRLDETSELARLAAPVLHSRTLQPVAQSSMDLHLRCSYEPESGSTHIERVLASGRGAKIVTSLDEVLLINITFASGHDFERLEQKVLEGLKQAQLEPLTFESQPDQHCLKLAYTAEIANGALRYLQDAAIEGELKLKEGYSLVAAVGAGVTKNPNHCYSFYQQLKDAPVEFISETSSSLSLVAVLRKTDTTPLIQAIHSRLFQAQKRVAIALCGKGNIGASWLSLFESQKEELEKRQGMSFELVAVISSQTFWFDESGIDAKAVLDNFDDEAVEYEGHEWIERLGAIQGYDDAVVLDVTASTELANQYLEIARQGIHLISANKVAGSASSHYYHQVQNAFAKINRHWLYNATVGAGLPINYTVRDLKESGDEIIALSGIFSGTLSWLFQQYDGSVPFSELVDLAWQQGLTEPDPRADLDGSDVMRKLVILAREAGLSIEPEQVKVESLVPNELKSLTLDEFLDKAQLLSEQLQERLERAQQQGKVLRYVARLDKDGTATVGVEALYKEHALANLLPCDNIFAIESKWYKDNPLVIKGPGAGRDVTAGAIQSDLNRLASLI
- the metF gene encoding methylenetetrahydrofolate reductase, which codes for MGYTHASHIDALNQNIAELSDNINVSFEFFPPSSEKMEQTLWNSVHRLKALQPKFVSVTYGANSGERDRTHSIIKEIKDQTGLVAAPHLTCIDATKDELVQIADDYWNNGIKSIVALRGDIPPGGGKPAMYASDLVELLKARHDFDISVAAFPEVHPEAKSAQADLLNLKRKVEAGANRAITQFFFDVESYLRFRDRCVAAGIDVEIVPGILPVSNFKQASKFAAQNNVKVPGWMAKQFEGLDDDPTTRQLVGASHAIDMVRVLSREGVKDFHFYTLNRAEMTYALCHTLGVRPQV
- the zapB gene encoding cell division protein ZapB translates to MSFEVLEQLEAKIQTAVDTISLLQMEVEELKGQKEQLANEAYELKESREELERRTEQMQQEHAAWQERIRNLLGKMEEVE
- the glpX gene encoding class II fructose-bisphosphatase; translation: MKRDLAMAFSRVTEGAALAGYKWLGRGDKNAADGAAVEVMRCLLNQTEINGEIVIGEGEIDDAPMLYIGEQVGSGGDAVDIAVDPIEGTRMTAMGQSNALSVLAAGEKGSFLKAPDMYMEKLVVGPGAKGCIDLNKPIKENLQNIAQALGKTLDTLVVITLAKPRHDAIIAEMQAMGVRVFAVPDGDVAASILTCMPDSEVDVMYCTGGAPEGVVSAAVIRALDGDMQGRLLARHDVKGDTEENRRFGEEELKRCAEMGVQANVVLNLADMARSDNVIFSATGITKGDLLEGISRQGNIATTETLLVRGRCRTIRRIKSIHYLERKDADVRKIIL
- a CDS encoding OmpA family protein, yielding MKINKKLAAVAIAGTVALSGCTTINPYTGEQQTSSVAKGSAIGAIGGAVLGAATSSNKGKGALIGALGGAAVGGGIGYYMDVQEAKLRQQLQGTGVSVTRNGNNITLNMPNAITFAVNSSDLKPGADEVLSSVVLVVKEYEKTRINVLGYTDNTGSASYNKLLSDKRANAVGGYFLSHGVKYARLNQQGMGEANPIASNKTSAGRAENRRVEIVLTPM
- a CDS encoding ATP-binding cassette domain-containing protein, translating into MQIQQLKYSSATSQLKIRDWKIESGQHWGIFASESHSSSVLGQLITGELQPTSGSIVDVPTPVACVSLSMQQGLLDEELAKEETDFLDHIDYGTSVEGLVLQAGCTTLELENILSLTDLNSLRYSGFRQLSTGESRRVMLAMALAKKPKLLILDEPYSGMDTHHRDQLSKLLDVLSRDIQLIIITSREDELPSCISHIALFDSESMTDSMSRIEWTSHPIKSQMKALSEQKSEVMLSLVEFQAQKLESRDVLIEMKDVSVSYVERGIFQGLNWQVKPGEHWQIKGPNGCGKSTLLGLITGDHPQSYSNNITVLGMKRGSGESIWDIKRQIGIVSSSLHLQYRIGCSALDVLLSGFFDSIGLYDPPSKKQLELAYKWLDVLEMSALEKVSFRSLEYGQQRLLLIGRALIKQPELLILDEPYQGLDYISRKLVFLVLNKIAQAKLSQILYVTHHEEDALDAIHNFVEFRESESGYTVSVERAE